A genomic region of Nitrospira lenta contains the following coding sequences:
- a CDS encoding SAM-dependent methyltransferase — MSTLQDADALPQLIGDYKPLDQWQAHLNTLFYRLRGDQLRTYYQTFASADYRLAHALAADYFEKVMKRDKAKGAATAPLIVHEWGPGNGNLAACFLSHLKVIDKAGQVYPRVTYVLVDWEQSVLDRALAHPDLAPHNDRVEAQLATVDHVSGAADQSVDRIICNELWNDLPTKLMAKNAGEIEEEFLRPNLSESLHATIQDWSGFVRAFEAKDIETLKTFPPFLDDLVWEKEYRKVEWKDVPYRKTITEFLKTIDEQVLVPINLGAFATLKEAKRLLAPGAIGFSAFDAGTADMQVLNDPDKPCYGQFGGQYSFMINFALVEVMAKHLGLGGVTIEPQREFIGRSLNTNVITLMDLLATHPSAGPKLQPWEQDRLVLKTIKALNEAYESPYSRMLEFPLQQNMPRDERETLNGMLLSLKRTGVPDTVAYLTEEELSATSRDLETVGYDPDTLNVALTAPPSPIEYLHFLCR; from the coding sequence ATGAGCACGTTACAAGACGCCGATGCCTTGCCGCAGTTGATCGGGGACTACAAGCCGCTCGATCAGTGGCAAGCCCATCTCAATACGCTGTTCTATCGCCTTCGGGGCGACCAGTTGCGGACCTATTACCAGACGTTCGCGTCGGCGGACTATCGATTAGCGCATGCGTTGGCCGCGGATTACTTCGAGAAGGTGATGAAGCGGGACAAAGCCAAAGGGGCCGCGACAGCTCCGCTCATTGTGCATGAATGGGGCCCGGGAAACGGCAATCTCGCCGCCTGTTTCTTGAGCCACCTGAAAGTGATCGACAAGGCTGGGCAGGTCTATCCGCGCGTCACGTATGTCCTGGTCGATTGGGAGCAGTCGGTTCTGGATCGGGCATTGGCGCATCCGGATCTCGCGCCGCACAACGATCGCGTGGAGGCTCAGCTGGCCACCGTCGATCATGTGTCCGGTGCGGCTGACCAATCCGTCGATCGAATTATTTGCAATGAATTGTGGAATGATCTGCCGACCAAGCTCATGGCGAAGAACGCCGGTGAGATCGAAGAAGAGTTCCTCCGTCCCAACCTGAGCGAATCGCTCCATGCCACTATTCAGGATTGGTCGGGCTTTGTCCGGGCCTTCGAAGCTAAAGACATCGAAACGCTCAAGACCTTTCCGCCCTTCCTCGACGATTTGGTTTGGGAGAAGGAATACCGGAAGGTGGAGTGGAAAGATGTGCCCTATCGCAAGACGATCACCGAATTTCTGAAGACCATCGATGAACAGGTGCTGGTTCCAATCAATCTGGGGGCCTTTGCGACCTTGAAGGAAGCCAAGCGCTTGCTGGCTCCCGGCGCGATCGGGTTCAGTGCGTTCGATGCCGGCACGGCGGATATGCAGGTGCTCAACGATCCGGACAAGCCCTGCTATGGCCAGTTCGGCGGGCAGTACAGCTTCATGATTAATTTTGCGCTGGTCGAGGTGATGGCGAAACATCTGGGGCTAGGCGGAGTCACCATCGAGCCGCAGCGGGAGTTTATCGGCCGGTCGTTGAATACCAATGTCATTACGCTCATGGATCTTCTGGCGACCCATCCATCCGCGGGACCGAAGTTGCAGCCGTGGGAGCAGGATCGTCTGGTGCTGAAGACTATCAAGGCATTGAACGAAGCTTACGAAAGCCCCTATAGCCGCATGCTGGAGTTTCCATTGCAGCAGAACATGCCGAGGGACGAACGGGAAACGTTGAACGGGATGCTGCTTTCGCTCAAGCGCACGGGGGTGCCGGACACCGTGGCCTATCTGACTGAGGAAGAATTGTCCGCGACGTCACGAGATTTGGAAACCGTCGGCTACGATCCCGATACGCTGAACGTGGCGCTCACCGCGCCGCCCAGCCCGATTGAGTATCTTCATTTTCTCTGCCGGTAA
- the tatA gene encoding twin-arginine translocase TatA/TatE family subunit → MFGSFGWMELMLILIIVLIIFGAGKLPQLGEGLGKAIKGFKKSVHEADAIDVTPGEQPSMAPPQVQAHVMGQPEAAPQQPQAAPVAQPGQTKQG, encoded by the coding sequence ATGTTTGGCTCCTTCGGCTGGATGGAATTGATGCTGATCTTGATCATCGTGTTGATCATCTTCGGCGCGGGTAAATTGCCGCAACTGGGCGAGGGACTTGGCAAAGCGATCAAGGGATTTAAAAAATCAGTGCACGAAGCCGATGCGATTGATGTGACGCCGGGCGAGCAGCCTTCGATGGCGCCACCGCAAGTGCAGGCGCATGTGATGGGCCAGCCGGAAGCGGCGCCACAGCAGCCGCAGGCCGCGCCGGTCGCGCAGCCCGGACAGACGAAGCAGGGATAA
- the tatA gene encoding twin-arginine translocase TatA/TatE family subunit has translation MFGLGAGEVLIILVIAFLLFGPKQLPEVGRQVGKAVKGFKETAEDLRKSVEPEINMIQQEVKMVEQDFQASMKEAEEEINAAGKQAEDGAKSISQSGQA, from the coding sequence ATGTTTGGATTAGGCGCCGGCGAAGTCTTAATTATCCTGGTGATCGCGTTTCTGTTATTTGGGCCCAAGCAGTTGCCTGAAGTCGGGCGTCAGGTCGGGAAGGCCGTCAAGGGGTTCAAGGAGACGGCCGAAGATCTGCGGAAGTCGGTGGAGCCCGAGATCAACATGATTCAGCAGGAAGTGAAGATGGTCGAGCAGGATTTCCAGGCGTCGATGAAAGAGGCGGAAGAGGAAATCAACGCAGCCGGCAAGCAGGCGGAGGACGGGGCCAAGTCCATCAGCCAGTCCGGACAGGCGTAA
- a CDS encoding alginate export family protein, protein MRSIQGRTRLASMATFFSAAVMAAGMSVTAVPAQASFELPEGEKITNLPAIPRAIPQKEAYELYDPKIGKNFDLKNFWIRADVRVRPEMRNAACFGNTFGSVAGACNTFGATGSPGANGTRGRANDSYVQQWVRLGIGYDLSPDVNFYMELIDSATWGGNGTVAGTNGAAGVDALNHNGSTANGGGNNGRLGVRAAYMLVRNFAGVQGLSLKAGRQYIVFGNHSLFGHFDWANTGYSHDGVMLQYSTKSIDTYLGWFKTSESDLGQAAPVGSLGNNIAGTTNSASADGDMVIFYNQIKAVPGFLIEPYYIFYRNGLASGQVTTDVAFGQGAPKHANQVRHTVGNRIEMRKGNFDATNEIVYQFGSMGDNGAGSALAGGAGGCQSSGRCLSINAWATRNWIGYTAYEMAWKPRLAFNFDYASGDGRNNCGQGGAASGSCGTANTFENFFPTNHIHMGYMDVQAWKNMMSPSVNFQARPSKDDHVEIWYTNLNLANARDNWYRGAQGAYVFSNIDNTKKHIGDEIDVAWTHMMMDGKLSFQAAYGYLFAGDYIHHNLGGASTNQQWGYVQLWMNF, encoded by the coding sequence ATGAGAAGCATCCAAGGACGGACCAGGCTGGCCAGTATGGCCACCTTCTTCAGCGCGGCCGTAATGGCGGCGGGTATGTCGGTCACGGCAGTCCCGGCCCAAGCGTCGTTTGAACTGCCCGAAGGCGAGAAGATCACGAATCTTCCTGCCATCCCCCGTGCGATTCCGCAAAAGGAAGCGTACGAACTCTACGATCCGAAGATCGGAAAGAATTTCGATCTCAAGAATTTCTGGATCCGCGCGGATGTCCGCGTGCGGCCGGAAATGCGTAACGCGGCTTGCTTCGGCAACACATTTGGCTCAGTGGCCGGTGCTTGTAACACGTTTGGAGCCACCGGTTCACCGGGAGCAAACGGTACCAGAGGACGGGCGAACGACTCGTATGTCCAACAGTGGGTGCGGTTGGGTATCGGGTACGACCTCTCGCCGGACGTGAATTTCTATATGGAATTGATCGACTCGGCCACCTGGGGTGGCAACGGAACAGTCGCAGGCACGAACGGTGCGGCTGGCGTGGATGCGCTCAACCACAATGGATCGACTGCCAACGGCGGCGGCAATAACGGGCGCCTCGGTGTCCGCGCTGCCTATATGTTGGTTCGGAACTTCGCCGGAGTCCAGGGCCTTAGCCTGAAGGCCGGACGCCAGTATATTGTCTTCGGTAACCATTCATTGTTCGGTCACTTCGATTGGGCCAACACCGGTTATTCCCATGACGGTGTGATGTTGCAGTACAGCACCAAGTCCATCGATACCTATTTGGGCTGGTTCAAGACTTCAGAGTCTGATCTTGGTCAGGCTGCCCCGGTCGGCAGTTTGGGCAACAATATTGCCGGCACGACCAACTCTGCCTCTGCTGACGGCGACATGGTGATTTTCTACAACCAAATTAAGGCCGTCCCGGGTTTCCTGATCGAACCCTATTACATTTTCTATCGGAACGGCTTGGCTTCCGGTCAAGTGACTACCGATGTCGCATTTGGCCAGGGTGCGCCGAAGCATGCGAACCAAGTCCGCCACACGGTGGGTAACCGGATCGAAATGCGCAAGGGCAATTTCGATGCGACCAACGAAATAGTGTATCAGTTCGGTTCCATGGGTGATAACGGAGCCGGCAGCGCGTTGGCTGGCGGAGCGGGTGGTTGTCAAAGCAGCGGCCGTTGCTTGAGCATCAATGCCTGGGCGACCAGAAACTGGATCGGCTACACGGCGTACGAAATGGCCTGGAAGCCGCGCTTGGCGTTCAACTTCGACTACGCCTCAGGCGATGGCCGCAACAATTGCGGTCAGGGTGGTGCCGCATCAGGGTCTTGCGGAACGGCCAACACGTTTGAAAACTTCTTCCCGACGAACCACATCCACATGGGTTACATGGATGTCCAAGCCTGGAAGAACATGATGAGCCCCTCGGTGAACTTCCAAGCTCGCCCGAGCAAGGACGATCATGTGGAAATCTGGTACACCAACCTGAACCTCGCGAATGCCCGTGACAACTGGTATCGCGGTGCGCAGGGTGCGTACGTATTCTCGAATATCGACAACACCAAGAAGCATATCGGAGACGAAATCGACGTGGCCTGGACCCATATGATGATGGACGGCAAGCTGTCCTTCCAGGCGGCCTATGGCTACTTGTTTGCCGGCGACTACATTCACCACAACTTGGGCGGCGCCAGCACCAATCAACAATGGGGCTACGTCCAGCTCTGGATGAACTTCTAA